The following coding sequences are from one Salinicoccus sp. Bachu38 window:
- a CDS encoding phosphatidate cytidylyltransferase, whose amino-acid sequence MKTRTITAIIALLIFVPIVVLGSWPLLITVFLLAYTALYEILKMNRIHIFSIPGMLSMVALFIIMMPQESYMPYISMFQVDLIIVMALLMLSFTVISKNRFSFVDMGFCVLAVAYVGIGFMYFYETREEGIIYILYGLLIVWVTDTGAYLFGRATGRRKLWPQISPNKTVEGFLGGIFCSVLLALLFYLTGWIEGVHVLLFLFLTMILSMFGQLGDLVESALKRHFDVKDSGRLLPGHGGVLDRFDSFIFVLPLMNILPIIT is encoded by the coding sequence ATGAAGACGAGGACGATAACTGCAATCATCGCCTTATTAATTTTTGTACCCATTGTCGTTTTAGGTTCATGGCCTCTGCTGATCACAGTCTTCCTTCTGGCCTATACTGCGCTTTATGAAATACTCAAGATGAACCGGATTCACATCTTCTCCATTCCCGGAATGCTCTCCATGGTGGCTCTTTTCATCATCATGATGCCACAGGAGTCCTATATGCCATATATTTCGATGTTCCAGGTGGACCTGATCATCGTCATGGCACTGCTCATGCTGAGTTTCACCGTCATCAGCAAGAACAGGTTCTCGTTTGTGGATATGGGATTCTGCGTGCTCGCAGTGGCCTATGTCGGCATCGGCTTCATGTATTTCTACGAAACGCGGGAAGAGGGCATCATCTACATACTGTACGGCTTGCTGATCGTCTGGGTCACTGACACGGGCGCCTATCTTTTCGGCCGTGCAACGGGCCGCAGGAAACTGTGGCCGCAAATCAGTCCGAACAAGACCGTCGAAGGCTTCCTCGGAGGCATATTCTGCAGCGTGCTGCTGGCCCTCCTGTTCTATCTGACGGGCTGGATCGAAGGCGTCCATGTCCTTCTATTCCTGTTCCTGACAATGATTCTGAGCATGTTCGGACAACTGGGAGACCTCGTGGAATCCGCACTGAAACGCCATTTCGACGTCAAGGATTCAGGGCGGCTGCTGCCGGGACACGGCGGTGTGCTCGACCGTTTCGACAGCTTCATCTTCGTTCTGCCCCTGATGAACATATTACCGATAATAACTTAA
- the frr gene encoding ribosome recycling factor — protein sequence MSESVLKDAKAKMQKSLESLSRELASIRTGRANSNMLDRVTVDYYGAPTPVNQLAGISVPEARMLTVTPYDKGSVDDVLKAIQQADLGVNPTSDGTMIRITVPQLTEERRKEFVKDARKEGENAKVAIRNIRRDANDELKRLQKDGELTEDDLRSYTEDVQQLTNDYIDQIDKVCDDKESDIMEV from the coding sequence ATGAGTGAATCAGTCTTAAAAGATGCCAAGGCAAAAATGCAGAAGTCTCTGGAAAGCTTGAGTAGGGAGCTTGCTTCAATCCGCACAGGCCGTGCGAACTCAAACATGCTCGATCGTGTAACCGTGGACTACTATGGTGCCCCGACCCCTGTCAACCAGCTCGCAGGCATATCCGTGCCTGAAGCGCGGATGCTTACGGTGACACCTTACGACAAAGGTTCGGTTGATGATGTCCTGAAAGCCATCCAGCAAGCTGATCTTGGCGTGAATCCTACAAGTGACGGCACGATGATCCGCATCACCGTACCGCAGCTGACAGAGGAACGCCGCAAGGAATTCGTCAAGGATGCCCGCAAGGAGGGCGAAAATGCCAAAGTAGCAATCCGCAACATCAGACGTGATGCCAATGACGAATTGAAACGTCTTCAAAAAGATGGGGAACTGACTGAAGACGATCTCAGAAGCTATACAGAAGATGTACAGCAGCTGACGAATGACTACATCGATCAGATTGACAAGGTGTGCGACGACAAAGAAAGCGACATCATGGAAGTCTGA
- the codY gene encoding GTP-sensing pleiotropic transcriptional regulator CodY, with translation MSNLLQKTREINKLIQSHQGVKVDFKEVSEKVSGVLECNVFIVSRKGKLLGYGINQKIENERIVEMLEARRFPEEYVEKIMSINETQENIAFEDKLTVFPTEDSFQDSETCILPIFGGGERLGTLVLGRVSKQFEDDDLVLAEYAGTVVGMEILREKQEEIEQKARDKASIAMAIRSLSYSEREAIEHIFDELDADEGLLVASKVADRVGITRSVIVNALRKLESAGVIESRSLGMKGTFIKVKKEDFLPELRKES, from the coding sequence ATGAGCAACCTATTACAGAAAACAAGAGAGATCAACAAGCTTATCCAGAGTCATCAAGGCGTCAAAGTGGACTTCAAGGAAGTATCGGAAAAGGTGAGTGGTGTACTGGAGTGCAATGTATTCATCGTTTCCCGCAAAGGGAAGCTGCTGGGATACGGCATCAACCAGAAGATTGAGAACGAACGTATTGTTGAAATGCTGGAAGCGAGAAGGTTCCCTGAGGAATATGTTGAAAAGATCATGAGTATCAATGAAACCCAGGAGAACATCGCGTTCGAAGACAAACTGACTGTATTCCCTACGGAAGATTCCTTCCAGGATTCCGAAACTTGCATCCTGCCAATCTTCGGCGGTGGAGAGCGTCTCGGCACACTCGTGCTCGGCCGTGTATCCAAACAGTTCGAAGATGATGACCTGGTACTTGCAGAATACGCAGGCACTGTTGTAGGAATGGAAATTCTCCGTGAAAAGCAGGAGGAAATAGAGCAGAAGGCACGCGACAAGGCGAGCATCGCCATGGCAATCCGCTCCCTTTCCTATTCCGAACGTGAAGCGATAGAGCATATCTTCGATGAGCTCGATGCGGACGAAGGACTTCTCGTCGCCTCCAAAGTCGCAGACCGGGTGGGCATCACACGTTCGGTCATCGTCAACGCACTGCGCAAGCTGGAAAGTGCCGGCGTCATCGAATCGCGTTCCCTCGGCATGAAAGGGACGTTCATCAAGGTCAAAAAAGAGGACTTCCTGCCGGAACTCAGAAAAGAAAGCTGA
- a CDS encoding isoprenyl transferase, with product MFGWKKQKRTDSEKELPAHIAIIMDGNGRYAKQKNKPRVNGHYEGMQNVKSITRHASDLGIKYLTLYAFSTENWSRPKSEVNYLMKLPGDFLGTFLPELIEKNVKVGTIGNLDALPIHTKKAVQQAIDKTSHNTGLNLIFALNYGGRDELIQAFRTMANEVSSGALDPEDITAEMVDQNLMTCTIPDPEMLIRTSGEYRLSNFLLWQSSYSELFFTETLWPEFSTEELDQMISQYRKRERRFGGLTKEEE from the coding sequence ATGTTTGGTTGGAAGAAGCAAAAGAGAACCGATTCCGAAAAAGAGCTGCCTGCACATATCGCTATCATCATGGATGGAAATGGAAGGTATGCCAAACAGAAAAATAAACCACGGGTAAACGGTCATTATGAAGGCATGCAGAATGTAAAAAGCATTACACGGCATGCTTCAGATCTCGGCATCAAGTATTTGACTCTATATGCTTTTTCCACGGAGAACTGGTCGCGGCCGAAAAGCGAAGTAAACTATCTGATGAAACTGCCGGGGGATTTCCTCGGAACGTTTCTGCCGGAACTCATAGAGAAGAATGTCAAGGTCGGCACCATCGGAAACCTTGACGCCCTGCCGATACATACGAAAAAAGCCGTACAGCAGGCGATTGATAAGACATCCCATAATACAGGACTGAATCTTATCTTTGCACTCAACTACGGGGGGCGGGATGAACTGATCCAGGCATTTCGGACAATGGCCAATGAAGTTTCCAGCGGTGCTCTCGACCCGGAGGACATCACGGCTGAAATGGTGGACCAGAATCTCATGACATGTACAATCCCCGATCCTGAAATGCTCATCCGCACAAGCGGAGAATACAGGCTGAGCAACTTTCTGCTATGGCAGTCGTCATACAGTGAGCTGTTTTTCACTGAAACACTGTGGCCTGAATTTTCGACAGAAGAACTCGATCAGATGATTTCCCAATACAGGAAGCGTGAGAGAAGGTTCGGGGGACTTACCAAAGAGGAGGAATGA
- the xerC gene encoding tyrosine recombinase XerC: MDHLGNFTEQLKYQRNLSSHTVSNYERDIDEFLRFLGQEGLDIETFKYMDARNYLNTLYQKELKKSTVSRKISALRSFYNYLIDKGACTSNPFTSLPNPKKEKPLPGFLYENEIRKLFDSLDQDSKMYERDRAILELLYATGMRASELLGLTLSHIDFDHGLLKVRGKGNKERVLPFGSHASQAMKDYIDKHHQAIETNGTLWINQRNGPLTDRGLRYVIDMMVKKSASDFHLHPHKIRHSFATHMLNNGADLRAVQELLGHESLSTTQKYTHVSKEQLRKTYLKHHPANQKR, translated from the coding sequence ATGGATCACCTTGGAAATTTCACGGAACAGCTCAAATATCAACGCAACCTTTCATCCCACACAGTCAGCAACTATGAGCGGGATATCGATGAGTTTCTCCGGTTCCTTGGACAGGAGGGGCTGGACATTGAAACTTTCAAGTATATGGATGCAAGAAACTACCTCAACACGCTTTATCAGAAAGAGCTGAAAAAATCTACAGTATCCAGAAAAATATCAGCACTCAGAAGCTTTTACAACTATCTGATCGACAAGGGGGCCTGTACTTCGAATCCGTTTACGAGTCTGCCCAATCCGAAGAAGGAGAAACCTCTGCCAGGCTTTTTGTACGAGAACGAAATACGCAAGCTTTTTGACTCCCTGGATCAGGATTCGAAAATGTATGAACGGGATAGGGCAATCCTGGAGCTGCTGTATGCGACAGGCATGCGCGCTTCCGAACTCCTTGGCCTCACATTGTCCCACATCGATTTCGATCACGGCCTGCTGAAGGTGCGCGGGAAGGGCAACAAGGAGAGGGTGCTGCCTTTCGGCAGCCACGCTTCCCAAGCCATGAAAGACTATATCGACAAGCACCATCAGGCGATCGAAACGAATGGAACTTTATGGATCAATCAGAGGAACGGCCCTCTGACGGACAGGGGGCTCCGGTACGTCATCGATATGATGGTCAAGAAGAGTGCGAGTGATTTCCATCTCCATCCGCACAAGATCAGGCACAGTTTTGCGACCCATATGCTGAACAATGGTGCTGATCTCAGGGCAGTCCAGGAACTGCTCGGCCATGAATCGCTGTCGACCACCCAGAAGTATACCCATGTGTCCAAGGAGCAGCTCAGAAAAACCTATCTCAAGCACCATCCAGCTAATCAGAAGAGGTGA
- the rpsB gene encoding 30S ribosomal protein S2 has translation MAVITMKQLLEAGVHFGHQTRRWNPKMKRYIFTERNGIYIIDLQKTVKKVGEAYDFVKSISEEGGKVLFVGTKKQAQDAIKEEAERAGQLYVNQRWLGGILTNYKTISKRIRRISEIEKMEADGIFDVLPKKEVMELRKEYNRLNKFLGGIREMKEMPKALFIVDPRKERNAIMEAKKLNIPIVAMVDTNCDPDEIDYVIPANDDAIRAVRLMTSKMADAVLEGQQGVSDQEIAAEQNIDMEEGSEEETVEAGESK, from the coding sequence ATGGCAGTAATTACAATGAAGCAACTGCTTGAAGCTGGTGTACACTTCGGTCACCAGACACGTCGTTGGAACCCGAAAATGAAGAGATACATCTTCACGGAAAGAAACGGCATCTACATCATCGATCTACAGAAAACAGTCAAAAAAGTAGGAGAGGCATACGATTTCGTAAAAAGCATCTCTGAAGAAGGCGGAAAAGTCCTTTTTGTCGGTACCAAAAAACAGGCTCAGGACGCAATCAAGGAAGAAGCGGAGCGCGCTGGTCAACTTTACGTCAACCAGAGATGGCTCGGTGGTATCCTTACCAACTACAAAACAATTTCAAAGCGTATCAGACGCATCTCTGAAATCGAGAAAATGGAAGCAGACGGCATCTTCGATGTACTTCCGAAGAAGGAAGTCATGGAACTCCGCAAAGAGTATAACCGTCTGAACAAATTCCTCGGCGGTATCCGTGAGATGAAGGAAATGCCGAAGGCACTCTTCATCGTCGATCCAAGAAAAGAGCGCAACGCAATCATGGAAGCCAAGAAACTCAACATTCCAATCGTTGCGATGGTCGATACAAACTGTGATCCAGACGAAATCGACTATGTCATCCCTGCGAACGACGACGCAATCCGTGCTGTCAGACTGATGACAAGCAAAATGGCGGATGCGGTACTCGAAGGACAGCAGGGCGTTTCCGATCAGGAAATCGCTGCAGAGCAGAACATCGACATGGAAGAAGGCTCCGAAGAGGAGACTGTCGAAGCGGGCGAAAGCAAATAA
- the tsf gene encoding translation elongation factor Ts translates to MAISAKLVKELREKTGAGMMDCKKALQETDGDIDKAADYLREKGISKAAKKADRIAAEGIVHVASKGNDGVIVEINSETDFVARNEEFQKLVKDVAEHILDTKPADIEALNASEMNGKKVEDVMNEAVAKIGEKLTLRRFALAEKTDNDAFGEYLHMGGRIGVLTLVEGSTDDAAAKDVAMHAAALNPKYVSKDEVSQEELEHEREVLKQQALNEGKPEKIVDKMVEGRMRKYLEEICIVDQPFVKDSDQTVEQFLKSKGGTLKTFIRFEVGEGLEKRQENFADEVMGQVNK, encoded by the coding sequence ATGGCTATTTCTGCAAAATTGGTTAAAGAACTACGTGAAAAAACTGGTGCTGGAATGATGGACTGCAAGAAAGCACTCCAGGAAACTGATGGTGACATCGACAAAGCGGCAGACTATCTCCGTGAAAAAGGCATCTCCAAAGCTGCCAAGAAAGCGGACCGCATCGCTGCTGAAGGCATCGTGCATGTCGCTTCCAAAGGCAACGATGGTGTCATTGTCGAAATCAATTCCGAAACCGACTTCGTTGCACGCAACGAAGAATTCCAAAAACTCGTCAAAGATGTCGCAGAGCACATCCTTGACACTAAACCTGCTGATATCGAAGCACTCAATGCTTCCGAAATGAATGGCAAAAAAGTCGAAGACGTCATGAATGAAGCAGTGGCTAAAATCGGTGAGAAACTCACTCTGAGAAGGTTCGCCCTTGCTGAAAAGACGGACAATGATGCATTCGGCGAATACCTCCACATGGGTGGACGCATCGGTGTCCTGACACTTGTGGAAGGTTCCACTGACGACGCTGCAGCGAAAGATGTTGCAATGCACGCAGCGGCACTGAACCCTAAATATGTCTCCAAAGATGAAGTATCCCAGGAAGAGCTCGAGCATGAAAGGGAAGTTCTCAAACAACAGGCACTGAACGAAGGCAAGCCTGAAAAGATCGTCGACAAGATGGTGGAAGGCAGAATGCGCAAGTATCTCGAAGAGATCTGCATCGTCGACCAGCCGTTCGTCAAGGATTCCGATCAGACTGTGGAACAGTTCCTGAAATCCAAAGGCGGTACACTTAAAACTTTCATCCGCTTCGAAGTGGGCGAAGGTCTTGAGAAAAGACAGGAAAACTTTGCTGATGAAGTGATGGGGCAAGTGAATAAATAA
- the topA gene encoding type I DNA topoisomerase, giving the protein MADNLVIVESPAKAKTIEKYLGKRYKVVASMGHVRDLPRSQTGIDTDNNYEPKYITIRGKGPLLKDLKKEAKKAKKIFLASDPDREGEAIAWHLSHALGDDKEYYRVVFNEITKDAVKESFKHPGTINQRLVDAQQARRILDRLVGYNISPVLWKKVKKGLSAGRVQSVALKMVIDRENEIRKFKPEEYWTITGLFKYGKSSFEGKFNRLAKEKIKLKAKEDVDHVLSQLEGDQFNVDSVEKKEKKRYPSKPFTTSSLQQEAARKLNFKARKTMMVAQQLYEGIDIKKAGTVGLITYMRTDSTRISPVAQKEAVDYIEEEFGNNFVGAKPSGKKTEGSQDAHEAVRPTSANRTPANMKQYLSRDQYRLYKLIWDRFIASMMAPAILDTVRMELSNNGVIFRSNGQTIKFKGFMQIYVEGRDDEEEDLNNRLPEIAEGETVKSDKIDPKQHFTQPPPRYTEARLVKTLEEQGIGRPSTYAPTLDTIQKRNYVKIDQKRFIPTELGEIVNQSVTQYFPDIIDVEFTRTMEKSLDDIAEGEASWVAVIDDFYKDFEPQVERADEEMEKIEIKDEPAGEDCEKCGSPMVYKMGRYGKFMACSNFPDCRNTKAIVKTIGVKCPKCNEGDVVERKSKKNRIFYGCDRYPECDFISWDRPIGRDCPKCEHYLVETKKGKKAKVKCTNCDYEEKAE; this is encoded by the coding sequence GTGGCAGATAATCTGGTTATTGTAGAATCGCCTGCGAAAGCTAAGACGATAGAAAAATACCTCGGCAAACGATACAAAGTCGTTGCTTCGATGGGTCACGTACGCGATTTGCCTCGCAGTCAAACGGGGATAGACACCGACAACAATTATGAGCCCAAATACATCACCATTCGTGGAAAGGGGCCTCTTCTCAAGGATTTGAAGAAAGAAGCCAAAAAAGCGAAAAAGATATTCTTGGCAAGTGACCCGGACCGCGAAGGCGAAGCAATTGCATGGCACCTGAGCCATGCGCTTGGAGATGACAAGGAATACTACAGGGTGGTATTCAATGAAATTACGAAAGATGCAGTGAAGGAGAGCTTCAAGCATCCCGGAACGATCAATCAGAGGCTTGTGGATGCCCAGCAGGCGCGTCGGATACTCGACCGGCTCGTTGGCTACAACATTTCACCCGTGCTGTGGAAAAAAGTGAAAAAAGGACTGTCGGCAGGGCGTGTCCAGTCTGTAGCACTGAAGATGGTCATCGACCGTGAAAATGAAATCAGAAAGTTCAAGCCTGAAGAATACTGGACGATTACAGGCCTTTTCAAATATGGCAAAAGCAGCTTCGAAGGCAAATTCAACCGGCTCGCCAAGGAAAAGATCAAGCTGAAGGCAAAGGAAGATGTCGATCACGTGCTGTCACAGCTTGAAGGCGACCAGTTCAATGTGGATTCGGTTGAGAAGAAGGAGAAGAAACGCTATCCATCGAAACCGTTCACTACATCCTCCCTCCAGCAGGAAGCTGCAAGGAAGCTGAACTTCAAGGCGCGCAAGACGATGATGGTCGCCCAGCAGCTTTATGAAGGGATAGACATCAAGAAGGCCGGCACAGTGGGTCTGATCACCTATATGAGGACGGATTCCACGAGGATTTCCCCGGTGGCCCAGAAGGAAGCCGTCGACTATATAGAAGAGGAATTCGGCAATAACTTCGTCGGAGCAAAACCTTCCGGGAAAAAGACGGAAGGCAGCCAGGATGCGCACGAGGCAGTACGTCCGACAAGCGCAAACCGGACGCCGGCGAACATGAAGCAGTACCTCTCCCGCGACCAGTACAGACTGTATAAGCTGATCTGGGACCGTTTCATCGCCAGCATGATGGCACCGGCCATTCTGGATACCGTCCGGATGGAACTGTCGAACAACGGTGTCATTTTCAGAAGCAATGGACAGACGATCAAGTTCAAAGGCTTCATGCAGATCTATGTCGAAGGCAGGGACGACGAAGAGGAAGATCTGAACAACCGCCTGCCGGAAATCGCAGAAGGGGAGACGGTCAAGTCGGACAAGATCGATCCGAAACAGCACTTCACCCAGCCGCCGCCGCGATATACGGAGGCCAGGCTTGTAAAGACCCTGGAAGAGCAGGGGATCGGCCGGCCATCCACATATGCGCCGACATTGGACACGATCCAGAAAAGAAATTATGTCAAAATCGATCAGAAACGTTTCATTCCTACCGAACTCGGGGAAATTGTCAACCAGTCGGTGACTCAGTACTTCCCGGATATCATAGATGTGGAATTCACACGGACGATGGAGAAGAGCCTGGATGACATCGCCGAGGGCGAAGCTTCATGGGTTGCGGTCATAGATGATTTCTACAAGGATTTCGAGCCACAGGTGGAACGTGCCGATGAAGAGATGGAAAAAATCGAAATCAAGGACGAACCGGCCGGTGAGGACTGCGAGAAATGCGGTTCGCCGATGGTCTACAAGATGGGGCGCTATGGAAAGTTCATGGCCTGCTCGAACTTCCCGGACTGCCGCAATACAAAGGCGATCGTCAAAACGATCGGCGTAAAATGTCCGAAGTGCAATGAAGGGGATGTCGTCGAGAGGAAATCCAAAAAGAACCGGATCTTCTACGGCTGCGACCGCTATCCGGAATGTGACTTCATTTCCTGGGATCGCCCGATCGGCAGGGACTGTCCGAAATGTGAACACTATCTTGTGGAAACCAAAAAAGGCAAGAAAGCCAAAGTGAAATGTACAAATTGCGATTATGAAGAGAAAGCGGAGTAG
- the hslU gene encoding ATP-dependent protease ATPase subunit HslU, translated as MRQNLTPREITAKLDDDIIGQQEAKRKVAIAMRNRYRRMQLESSLKDEVVPKNILMIGPTGVGKTEIARRMAKLTGAPFSKVEATKFTEVGYVGRDVESMVRDLVEASVRMVKEEKMKMVEDDARKLAEERLVGLLAPGEKRRQTNSNPFEMFMNQQSEGEYEEVTSEVRAKRMNLREKLASGLLEDDEVTIEVEQEQNPMGMMMPGMDEGGMQDMLKQFMPKKKHKRTMPVKKAREYLKREEAEKIVDTDNVNDEAISLAETMGIIFIDEMDKIAKGGQNTGDVSREGVQRDILPIVEGSTVQTKYGPIDTEHILFIGAGAFHVAKPSDLIPELQGRFPIRVELDKLKAEDFVKILQEPKSSLLRQYEALLKTEDVTISFTDEAITEIAKIAFEVNSDTDDIGARRLHTILETLLEELLFEASGMQGAHVEITRQYVESKLNNIKSDKNLSAFIL; from the coding sequence TTGAGACAAAATCTTACTCCGAGGGAGATCACTGCCAAACTCGATGACGATATCATCGGCCAGCAGGAAGCCAAGCGCAAAGTGGCGATTGCGATGCGCAACCGATATCGGCGCATGCAGCTCGAGTCTTCATTGAAGGATGAAGTCGTACCGAAGAACATACTGATGATCGGACCAACAGGGGTCGGCAAGACCGAGATCGCCAGAAGAATGGCCAAGCTGACAGGTGCACCATTTTCAAAAGTGGAAGCGACGAAGTTCACTGAAGTTGGATATGTCGGCAGGGACGTCGAGAGCATGGTCCGCGACCTGGTCGAAGCAAGCGTCCGCATGGTCAAGGAAGAAAAGATGAAGATGGTGGAAGATGACGCTCGAAAGCTTGCCGAGGAGCGTCTTGTCGGCCTGCTCGCACCGGGTGAGAAGCGCAGGCAGACAAACTCGAATCCTTTCGAAATGTTCATGAACCAGCAATCCGAGGGCGAGTATGAGGAAGTGACGTCCGAAGTCAGGGCGAAGCGTATGAATCTGAGGGAGAAGTTGGCCTCCGGCCTGCTGGAAGATGACGAGGTCACCATTGAAGTCGAGCAGGAACAGAATCCGATGGGCATGATGATGCCGGGAATGGATGAGGGCGGCATGCAGGACATGCTCAAGCAGTTCATGCCGAAGAAGAAGCACAAGCGTACCATGCCGGTCAAAAAGGCGAGGGAATACCTGAAGCGTGAAGAGGCTGAGAAGATCGTCGATACCGACAATGTGAATGACGAGGCGATATCGCTTGCCGAGACGATGGGCATCATCTTCATTGATGAAATGGACAAGATCGCCAAGGGCGGCCAGAATACGGGGGACGTCTCCCGGGAAGGTGTGCAGAGGGATATCCTGCCGATAGTCGAAGGCAGCACCGTCCAGACGAAGTATGGACCGATAGATACCGAGCATATTCTCTTCATCGGTGCGGGAGCATTCCATGTCGCCAAGCCGAGCGACCTGATTCCGGAACTCCAGGGGCGCTTCCCGATCCGTGTCGAACTCGACAAGCTCAAGGCGGAGGACTTCGTCAAAATACTGCAGGAGCCGAAAAGTTCGCTGCTCAGGCAGTACGAAGCACTCCTCAAAACAGAGGATGTGACCATTTCCTTCACGGATGAAGCCATCACGGAGATTGCCAAGATCGCCTTTGAGGTGAACAGTGACACGGATGATATCGGTGCAAGGCGTCTCCATACCATCCTTGAGACCCTGCTCGAGGAGCTGCTCTTCGAAGCAAGCGGCATGCAGGGTGCGCACGTGGAGATAACCCGGCAATATGTGGAATCGAAACTGAACAATATCAAGTCCGACAAGAATTTGAGTGCATTTATTTTATAA
- the pyrH gene encoding UMP kinase, which produces MPETSKYKRIVLKLSGEALAGEDGFGINPVVIKNIAEQVKGAKDLGVEIAVIVGGGNIWRGKVGSDLGMDRGTADYMGMLATVMNSLALQDSLEQLDCETRVLTSIEMKQVAEPYIRRRAIRHLEKGRIVIFAAGIGNPYFSTDTTAALRAAEVEADVILMGKNNVDGVYSADPKLDDSAHKYDTLTYMEMLQENLQVMDATASSFCMDNDIPLVVFSITEDGNIKRAVSGETIGTEIKK; this is translated from the coding sequence ATGCCTGAGACTTCCAAATACAAACGTATTGTACTGAAATTGAGTGGTGAGGCCCTGGCTGGTGAAGATGGCTTCGGCATCAATCCGGTCGTAATCAAGAATATCGCCGAGCAGGTGAAGGGAGCCAAGGATCTGGGTGTGGAGATCGCAGTCATCGTCGGCGGCGGAAACATATGGCGGGGGAAGGTCGGCAGTGACCTCGGCATGGACAGGGGCACAGCAGACTACATGGGCATGCTCGCCACCGTCATGAATTCACTTGCACTTCAGGACAGCCTGGAACAGCTCGATTGTGAAACACGTGTGCTCACGTCAATAGAAATGAAACAGGTGGCTGAGCCCTATATAAGAAGACGTGCAATCAGGCATCTCGAAAAGGGGCGTATTGTGATCTTTGCAGCAGGCATAGGCAATCCGTACTTCTCCACCGATACGACCGCGGCACTTCGTGCAGCTGAGGTCGAGGCGGATGTCATCCTGATGGGCAAGAATAATGTGGATGGTGTCTATTCAGCTGATCCGAAGCTCGATGACAGTGCGCACAAGTACGATACACTCACCTATATGGAAATGCTGCAGGAGAATCTGCAGGTCATGGATGCAACTGCTTCATCCTTTTGTATGGACAATGATATACCGCTTGTGGTATTTTCGATTACAGAAGACGGCAATATAAAACGTGCTGTATCAGGCGAGACAATCGGTACAGAAATCAAAAAGTAA
- the hslV gene encoding ATP-dependent protease subunit HslV — MAIKGTTIFAIRHKDKMAMAGDGQVTLGNQVVMKHSARKVRRLFDDKVVAGFAGSVADAFTLFEKFEANLYAYNGNLTRAAVELAKEWRGDKILRQLEAMLIVMDKETLLLVSGTGEVIEPDDGILAIGSGGNFALSAGRAMKLHGDSLDAETIAKDSLLIASEICVFTNDHIIVETIE; from the coding sequence ATGGCAATAAAAGGTACAACGATATTCGCCATCCGCCATAAAGACAAGATGGCAATGGCAGGGGACGGCCAGGTGACGCTTGGCAACCAGGTGGTGATGAAGCATTCCGCACGCAAAGTCAGACGCCTTTTCGACGATAAGGTCGTTGCAGGGTTTGCCGGCAGCGTCGCAGATGCTTTCACATTGTTTGAGAAGTTCGAAGCAAACCTGTATGCCTATAATGGCAACCTGACGCGGGCGGCTGTCGAACTTGCCAAGGAATGGAGAGGCGACAAGATCCTCAGGCAGCTTGAAGCCATGCTTATTGTCATGGATAAGGAGACATTGCTGCTGGTCAGCGGTACAGGGGAGGTCATCGAACCGGATGACGGCATCCTTGCCATCGGCAGCGGCGGGAACTTTGCCCTGAGCGCCGGCCGCGCCATGAAGCTTCATGGCGACAGTCTGGATGCTGAAACGATAGCGAAGGACAGCCTGCTCATCGCAAGTGAAATCTGCGTCTTCACAAATGACCATATAATTGTAGAAACGATTGAGTAA